Proteins encoded in a region of the Candidatus Methanoperedens sp. genome:
- a CDS encoding polyprenyl synthetase family protein, with translation MIEEELQKRAKLVDEAIPKFLPITPPDELYHAMRHLLDAGGKRLRPSALLLAAEAVGGKPENVLPAAVAIELVHNFTLIHDDIMDEAELRRGLTTVHKKWGVPRAIIAGDALYSKAFEILSCTRSEPVRLVESLELMSKTCTDICEGQWMDMNFATRKDVTEEEYMRMVEKKTAVLFATAVKMGATLSGANNDLARSLWDFGRMTGVGFQIYDDVIDLITPEEILGKAQGGDIIEGKRTLIVIHALSKGVTIDALGKSNATRSEVSAALTALKESGSIDYAMNKALNFVEEGKSSLKLLPDSEAKKILIGLADYMIERKY, from the coding sequence ATGATCGAAGAGGAGCTTCAGAAGCGGGCGAAACTGGTGGATGAAGCCATCCCGAAATTCCTGCCCATAACTCCTCCCGATGAACTGTATCATGCCATGCGCCACCTGCTGGATGCAGGAGGAAAGAGGCTTCGCCCATCTGCGCTATTACTGGCCGCTGAGGCTGTGGGGGGCAAGCCTGAAAATGTGCTGCCCGCTGCAGTAGCTATAGAGCTGGTCCATAACTTCACGCTTATCCACGATGATATTATGGACGAGGCCGAGCTGCGGAGGGGGCTCACTACTGTTCATAAAAAATGGGGAGTGCCAAGGGCAATCATAGCCGGGGATGCCCTTTATTCAAAAGCTTTTGAGATCCTTTCGTGCACACGAAGCGAACCGGTGCGGCTTGTGGAAAGCCTTGAACTCATGTCCAAGACCTGCACAGATATATGCGAGGGGCAGTGGATGGATATGAATTTCGCAACGCGGAAAGACGTTACAGAGGAAGAGTACATGCGCATGGTTGAGAAAAAAACCGCCGTGCTTTTTGCGACCGCGGTAAAAATGGGGGCGACATTATCCGGAGCCAATAATGACCTGGCCCGGAGCCTGTGGGATTTTGGGCGGATGACAGGTGTGGGATTCCAGATATACGATGATGTGATAGACCTGATAACACCCGAGGAGATCCTTGGAAAAGCGCAAGGCGGAGACATTATCGAGGGAAAGCGTACTCTTATCGTTATCCATGCTCTCTCAAAAGGAGTTACCATTGATGCGCTCGGGAAAAGCAATGCCACACGCAGTGAGGTCTCGGCCGCGCTCACCGCATTGAAAGAATCGGGCTCCATCGACTATGCTATGAACAAGGCCTTGAATTTTGTAGAGGAAGGAAAGTCCTCGCTCAAATTACTTCCTGATTCTGAAGCGAAAAAGATACTTATCGGGCTCGCTGATTATATGATAGAGCGAAAGTATTAG
- the thrC gene encoding threonine synthase, translating into MYHLECIACHRKYSSTDVIYTCSCGGLLDVVYDYQNIHISKKDLSGPLSVWKYRALLPVGREPISLKEGGTPLYRVDRIAESVGLKEVYVKHEGMNPTGSFKDRGMTVGVTKALELGMKTVACASTGNTSASLAVYGAKAGVPAVVLLPSGKVALGKLAQALMHGAKVLSIRGNFDDALKLVRDLCDREGFYLLNSVNPYRLEGQKTIAFEIADQLGWQAPDRVVLPVGNAGNITAIYKGFKEFKRLGIINSVPKMTGIQAEGASPIVKAIKSNAEAITPEARPETVATAIRIGNPVNAIKALLAIKESGGTAETVSDDEIIKAQQELASLEGIGVEPASASSIAGLRKLADMGVIDRNEIVVCVTTGHLLKDSEHVLNVCPRPVEIDATIEAVRKAVFSN; encoded by the coding sequence ATGTACCACCTCGAGTGCATCGCATGCCACAGGAAATATAGTTCAACCGATGTCATTTACACCTGTAGCTGCGGCGGTCTCCTAGATGTGGTTTATGATTATCAAAATATCCATATATCCAAAAAAGACCTGAGCGGTCCTCTTTCCGTCTGGAAATATCGCGCCCTTTTACCTGTTGGACGCGAGCCCATCTCCCTTAAGGAGGGGGGAACACCGCTTTATCGTGTTGACAGGATAGCCGAAAGTGTGGGTCTGAAAGAGGTTTATGTCAAGCACGAGGGGATGAACCCTACAGGCTCATTCAAGGACAGGGGAATGACCGTGGGCGTGACAAAAGCCCTTGAGCTGGGGATGAAAACAGTTGCCTGCGCCTCGACAGGGAACACTTCGGCATCGCTTGCAGTTTACGGGGCAAAGGCCGGGGTTCCTGCTGTCGTGCTATTACCCTCAGGCAAGGTGGCTCTGGGAAAATTAGCACAGGCGCTCATGCACGGCGCCAAAGTCCTGAGCATCCGGGGGAATTTCGATGATGCGCTCAAGCTTGTGCGCGACCTGTGCGACAGGGAAGGATTCTACCTCCTGAATTCAGTGAATCCATACAGGCTTGAGGGCCAGAAAACAATCGCTTTTGAGATAGCGGACCAGTTAGGATGGCAGGCCCCCGACAGGGTCGTTCTGCCGGTGGGAAATGCCGGCAACATCACCGCTATCTACAAAGGTTTTAAGGAATTCAAACGCCTCGGAATAATAAATAGCGTGCCTAAAATGACAGGGATACAGGCTGAGGGCGCAAGTCCTATAGTGAAGGCCATTAAAAGCAATGCAGAAGCGATTACGCCAGAAGCCAGACCAGAAACCGTGGCGACAGCGATCCGCATTGGGAACCCCGTAAATGCGATAAAAGCTCTCCTGGCAATAAAAGAGTCGGGAGGGACAGCCGAGACAGTCTCGGATGATGAGATCATAAAGGCACAGCAGGAGCTTGCAAGTCTGGAAGGGATTGGAGTTGAACCTGCAAGTGCATCCTCGATCGCGGGATTACGAAAGCTTGCGGATATGGGTGTTATAGATCGGAACGAAATTGTTGTATGCGTTACAACCGGGCATCTGCTAAAGGATTCGGAGCATGTTCTCAATGTGTGTCCCAGGCCTGTAGAGATCGATGCCACTATCGAAGCCGTGAGAAAAGCTGTTTTTTCGAATTAG
- a CDS encoding cytochrome b N-terminal domain-containing protein codes for MTLYEKIYKWLDDRFKLRELLPPIVKHPAPLEVVSNPLYCLGGTAFLCFIILVLTGIFLAMYYKPTPTDAYNSVQHIMTAVPFGSLVRSIHHWAANTMIAAVMLHMIRIYFMGAYKKPRELNWVVGIFLLLTVTTFGFSGYLLPWDQLSYWATKIGTGIAGSIPIVGGYIALILMGGNDLGADTITRFFAIHVLILPLAIAALLGLHFVMVRIQGISGRL; via the coding sequence ATGACTTTATATGAAAAAATCTACAAATGGCTTGATGACAGGTTTAAGCTAAGAGAACTGCTGCCGCCCATAGTCAAGCATCCGGCCCCTCTTGAGGTAGTTTCCAATCCCCTGTATTGCCTTGGCGGCACTGCCTTCCTGTGTTTCATTATTCTTGTTCTTACAGGAATATTTTTGGCAATGTACTACAAACCCACACCTACAGACGCATATAACAGTGTTCAACACATAATGACCGCCGTTCCATTCGGCAGTCTCGTACGAAGCATACACCACTGGGCTGCAAATACAATGATAGCGGCTGTGATGCTCCACATGATAAGGATCTACTTCATGGGAGCCTATAAGAAACCCCGTGAGCTGAACTGGGTCGTGGGTATCTTCCTTCTCCTTACGGTCACAACTTTCGGTTTCTCCGGGTACCTTCTCCCCTGGGATCAGCTTTCATATTGGGCCACGAAGATCGGAACCGGCATTGCAGGCTCCATACCGATCGTAGGCGGATATATTGCTTTGATCCTTATGGGAGGTAATGATCTCGGCGCTGATACCATCACCCGGTTCTTTGCCATCCATGTATTGATACTACCACTGGCAATAGCAGCGCTTCTCGGATTGCATTTTGTGATGGTCCGGATACAGGGTATTTCCGGGAGGCTTTGA
- a CDS encoding cytochrome c3 family protein yields MQFKNASRIIIGIVFVLLTISALQLLIQPVAAAPPNLPNNSCADCHRKLLFSNEQQRQFIEIRLKHLESGISCSIVCHEDKLNKTTASTYALWSISTHALFSVTCEKCHGGNPAAPSKEEAHVGLSNVSIARANTPETCGKCHEPELAEFKNSQHFKNLESGEQVLAPACITCHQAHSVRVLTASEIEDFCSNCHNGITGVDPTVPKKAENALTSVSDLQVEISKARSSIITAQAEGKDVTEAQANLDAATAILKNTPSVWHRFNLTYFDTEVQNGIEMTRNAENMTAAAQATTMPTKAPGFEIIMLISVLLLAYYLKKH; encoded by the coding sequence ATGCAATTTAAAAACGCTTCGAGGATTATAATAGGTATAGTTTTCGTACTATTGACAATATCAGCTCTGCAGCTATTGATCCAACCGGTGGCTGCCGCACCGCCGAATTTGCCGAACAACTCATGCGCTGACTGCCACCGGAAATTGCTCTTTTCTAACGAACAACAGAGGCAGTTTATAGAAATACGCCTCAAGCATCTTGAAAGCGGCATTTCCTGTTCGATCGTATGCCACGAGGATAAACTCAATAAAACCACAGCCTCAACATATGCTCTATGGTCCATATCCACTCATGCTCTTTTCAGCGTCACCTGCGAAAAATGCCATGGGGGTAATCCAGCGGCACCTTCCAAGGAGGAAGCCCATGTTGGTCTTTCAAACGTCAGCATAGCGCGGGCTAATACACCCGAAACATGCGGAAAATGTCATGAACCTGAGCTTGCAGAATTCAAGAATTCACAGCATTTCAAGAATTTGGAATCCGGCGAGCAAGTCCTGGCGCCTGCATGCATCACATGCCATCAGGCGCACAGCGTGCGTGTCCTGACAGCTTCTGAAATAGAGGATTTCTGCAGTAATTGCCACAATGGAATAACAGGCGTAGATCCTACGGTACCGAAAAAAGCAGAAAACGCCTTGACATCGGTAAGCGATTTGCAGGTTGAAATTTCAAAAGCCAGGAGCTCTATTATTACTGCACAAGCAGAAGGTAAGGATGTAACGGAGGCACAGGCAAATCTGGATGCTGCGACAGCCATCCTGAAAAATACCCCATCTGTTTGGCACAGGTTCAATTTGACCTACTTCGATACGGAAGTCCAGAACGGTATTGAAATGACCCGGAATGCAGAAAATATGACAGCTGCGGCGCAGGCCACGACAATGCCCACTAAGGCACCCGGATTTGAAATAATCATGCTGATCTCAGTGCTTCTTCTGGCATATTACCTGAAAAAACATTAA
- a CDS encoding Rieske (2Fe-2S) protein has translation MGDKIVITLTRRKVTEILVGLVGLFFAGGAAAALLKYLWPQTEKRGESAEVKIASVDEVPTGTAKKFSFNGKAAVLLHMPAGFRAFGTVCTHLGCIAYWKPDESLIYCPCHIGKYDPNTGAVISGPPPSPLPAIDIVVKEGAVYALNWKDPNYVKSISFYAGAA, from the coding sequence ATGGGAGATAAGATCGTAATCACACTCACGAGAAGAAAGGTTACTGAGATTTTGGTTGGCCTTGTTGGGCTTTTTTTTGCAGGCGGTGCGGCTGCAGCGTTATTGAAATACCTGTGGCCCCAAACTGAAAAAAGGGGCGAATCCGCCGAAGTTAAGATTGCATCCGTTGATGAAGTTCCCACGGGAACTGCTAAAAAATTTTCGTTCAACGGCAAGGCCGCAGTGCTCTTACATATGCCTGCAGGCTTTCGTGCGTTCGGGACTGTTTGCACACATCTTGGATGCATTGCATACTGGAAACCAGATGAGAGCCTAATTTATTGCCCATGCCATATAGGAAAATATGACCCCAACACGGGTGCAGTGATTTCTGGACCCCCGCCTTCACCATTACCTGCGATCGATATCGTTGTGAAAGAAGGCGCTGTGTATGCGCTCAACTGGAAAGACCCGAATTACGTGAAATCCATTTCGTTCTATGCCGGGGCGGCGTGA
- a CDS encoding RNase J family beta-CASP ribonuclease, translating to MTEIGIIAVGGYNEMGKNMTGVRIDNDVIILDMGLQLDRVQIHEDVEIEKMHSMDLIKMGAIPDDTVMKEVGGTVRAIVCTHGHLDHIGAIPKLAHRYKAPIIATPYTAELVKHEIEDEKKFKVNNEVIPLKLGGRYNLTPDIQIEFIRIQHSIVDAAFAAIHTPEGVVLYASDFKLDRTPTLGEPPDFQRLKKLGKEGVRVMITESTNAGHSGKTPSEQIAKDLVRDVLLGTEETDSGVVITTFSSHVARINAIIQAAEEMNRIPVLLGRSMERYLTTAKNMGYIKFPQNLEIHGSRNAVDKALRRISQDGKKKYLPIITGHQGEPDAILSRIANGETQFRIESGDKVIFSANAIPNPMTLANRYALETKLKMAGARIYDNVHVSGHASREDHWEVLRMINPEQVIPSHGTMLMHASYVELAEDAGYVFGDTVHIMRNGEEMLL from the coding sequence TTGACTGAAATAGGAATAATAGCCGTCGGCGGATATAATGAAATGGGTAAGAACATGACCGGCGTCAGGATAGATAATGATGTCATTATACTGGATATGGGACTTCAACTGGACAGGGTCCAGATACACGAGGATGTGGAAATAGAAAAGATGCATTCAATGGACCTGATCAAGATGGGTGCTATACCGGATGACACCGTCATGAAGGAAGTGGGTGGAACTGTCAGGGCGATCGTGTGCACGCACGGCCACCTTGATCACATCGGTGCGATACCGAAATTGGCGCACAGGTACAAGGCACCTATAATCGCTACCCCCTATACCGCAGAACTTGTGAAACATGAGATAGAAGATGAAAAGAAATTTAAGGTGAATAATGAAGTTATCCCGCTGAAGCTTGGCGGGCGCTATAACCTTACACCGGATATACAGATCGAGTTCATCAGGATCCAGCACAGCATAGTGGATGCGGCTTTTGCGGCAATCCATACCCCTGAAGGGGTGGTGCTGTACGCCAGCGATTTTAAGTTAGACAGAACCCCAACGCTGGGCGAGCCGCCTGACTTCCAGAGGCTTAAAAAACTTGGAAAAGAGGGCGTAAGAGTAATGATCACCGAGAGCACGAATGCGGGGCACTCAGGGAAAACACCCTCGGAACAGATAGCCAAAGACTTAGTGCGCGATGTGCTTCTTGGAACAGAGGAAACAGACTCCGGGGTAGTAATTACGACGTTCTCTTCCCACGTAGCGCGCATTAACGCCATAATCCAGGCCGCTGAAGAAATGAACAGGATCCCCGTGCTGCTGGGGCGGTCGATGGAACGATATCTTACCACAGCAAAGAACATGGGTTATATAAAATTCCCGCAAAATCTTGAGATACACGGGAGCAGGAACGCTGTTGACAAAGCCTTAAGACGCATTTCCCAGGATGGAAAGAAGAAATACCTTCCCATAATCACGGGGCACCAGGGCGAACCTGACGCCATACTCTCACGCATTGCAAATGGAGAGACACAGTTCAGGATTGAATCCGGGGACAAGGTCATATTTTCCGCGAATGCTATCCCCAATCCAATGACGCTTGCGAACAGGTATGCCCTTGAGACAAAACTAAAGATGGCTGGAGCGCGTATTTACGATAACGTTCATGTTTCCGGGCACGCTTCCAGGGAAGATCACTGGGAAGTCCTGCGGATGATAAATCCTGAACAGGTCATACCTTCGCATGGGACTATGTTGATGCATGCAAGTTATGTCGAATTGGCGGAAGATGCGGGCTACGTTTTCGGCGATACGGTCCATATCATGAGGAACGGCGAGGAAATGCTCTTATGA
- a CDS encoding cytochrome c3 family protein, protein MKLNKIILSGILLMFSVFIVPGVLADNSCLNCHEKLSAFNETEQQFNQIRLQHLARDIPCSLECHTTTLSKFAKSNYEQWTKSKHALFNVTCNNCHGGDPSSEIKEKAHIGILISSDPNSTIFYRNVPETCGKCHVNELEQFRNSAHYQNLKALKQAPTCDTCHSPHEFMVLNISAFHNLCSQCHNIDMRIAPSDAPDKAIAALESADNLKNEIRKADDAIRQAKQQGKDVSMAQKDLDTAIAIMDGLPVLWHSFNLPHFQDVIDNGTKYAQQSQLDTGLPIAKPKAPGFGVIMSLTGIIAIYLLLRRK, encoded by the coding sequence ATGAAATTGAATAAAATAATATTATCCGGCATATTACTAATGTTTTCCGTTTTCATTGTACCTGGAGTATTGGCAGATAATTCATGTCTGAACTGTCATGAAAAACTTTCAGCATTCAATGAAACCGAGCAGCAATTCAACCAAATTAGACTTCAGCATCTGGCACGGGACATACCATGTTCTCTCGAATGCCATACTACTACTCTGAGTAAGTTCGCCAAGAGTAATTATGAGCAGTGGACAAAGTCCAAACATGCATTATTCAATGTGACTTGTAATAACTGCCATGGTGGAGACCCCAGTTCGGAAATAAAAGAAAAAGCACATATTGGAATCCTGATATCTTCTGATCCCAACAGTACTATTTTTTACAGGAACGTGCCCGAGACCTGTGGAAAATGTCATGTAAATGAATTGGAGCAGTTCAGGAATTCTGCGCATTATCAGAATTTAAAAGCATTAAAGCAGGCTCCTACGTGTGATACCTGTCACAGTCCGCATGAATTCATGGTCTTGAATATCAGCGCGTTCCATAATCTATGCAGCCAGTGCCACAATATAGACATGAGAATCGCTCCATCCGATGCTCCGGACAAGGCGATAGCTGCATTAGAATCTGCGGACAACTTAAAGAATGAGATTAGGAAAGCCGATGATGCTATCAGACAGGCCAAACAGCAGGGAAAGGATGTATCTATGGCCCAGAAAGACCTTGATACAGCAATAGCGATAATGGATGGTCTGCCGGTACTGTGGCACAGTTTTAACCTGCCGCATTTTCAGGACGTGATTGATAATGGTACAAAATATGCCCAGCAGTCGCAGCTTGACACCGGCTTACCCATAGCCAAGCCAAAAGCTCCCGGTTTCGGCGTTATAATGTCGTTGACGGGAATTATTGCAATATACCTGCTGCTGCGCAGAAAATGA